A stretch of Gossypium hirsutum isolate 1008001.06 chromosome A06, Gossypium_hirsutum_v2.1, whole genome shotgun sequence DNA encodes these proteins:
- the LOC107962617 gene encoding heme oxygenase 1, chloroplastic yields MASLTPFSHSHSHSLLKMPNVRPPPPPSFFSSFILKDFPYSKTLSLKLPRMVTRNVVVSATTAEKPRKRYPGEAKGFVEEMRFVAMKLHTKEQAKEGEKEVKQPEERPVQRWEPSVDGYLKFLVDSKLVYDTLEGIIDKAPFPSYAEFRDTGLERSEKLAKDLQWFKEQGYTIPEPSSPGVTYAEYLKELSEKDPQAFICHFYNIYFAHSAGGRMIGKKVAEKILDKEELEFYKWDGDLSQLLQNVRDKLNKVAESWTREEKNHCLEETEKSFKYSGDILRLILS; encoded by the exons ATGGCGTCTCTGACCCCTTTTTCCCACTCCCACTCCCACTCCCTTCTTAAAATGCCCAACGTTAGACCCCCTCCTCCTCCCAGTTTCTTTTCCAGTTTCATCCTCAAGGATTTCCCATATTCCAAAACTCTGTCCCTTAAACTTCCCAGGATGGTTACTAGGAACGTCGTTGTATCAGCCACGACGGCGGAGAAGCCCAGGAAGAGGTACCCTGGGGAAGCTAAAGGGTTTGTGGAAGAGATGAGGTTCGTGGCTATGAAATTGCATACTAAGGAGCAAGCCAAGGAAGGAGAGAAGGAAGTGAAACAACCTGAAGAGCGGCCTGTTCAGAGATGGGAGCCCAGCGTTGATGGGTACTTGAAGTTCCTCGTGGATAGCAAGTTGGTTTACGATACGCTTGAAGGAATTATTGATAAGGCTCCTTTCCCTAGCT ATGCTGAATTTAGAGACACTGGACTGGAAAGGTCTGAAAAATTGGCAAAGGATTTACAGTGGTTCAAAGAGCAAGGCTACACTATTCCAGAACCATCTTCTCCTGGTGTTACGTATGCTGAGTATCTCAAAGAATTATCTGAGAAGGATCCACAAGCATTCATATGCCATTTCTACAACATTTATTTTGCCCACTCAGCTGGCGGCCGGATGATTGGGAAGAAG GTAGCTGAGAAGATACTTGACAAGGAGGAGTTAGAGTTTTACAAATGGGATGGTGACCTTTCCCAACTGTTACAAAATGTGAGGGACAAGCTGAATAAAGTTGCTGAG agctgGACTAGAGAAGAGAAGAACCATTGCTTGGAAGAAACTGAGAAATCATTCAAATATTCTGGGGATATCCTTCGACTGATATTGTCATAG